In Candidatus Aegiribacteria sp., a single window of DNA contains:
- a CDS encoding glycosyltransferase has protein sequence MKRFLFLASSFPPLTSGATPVILNVSRYMPEAGWEMVPITVSNPRGLPFDTTLEDMLPEYLDVTRVYHPDLTRIAGKLRTRISGTSRRSRSETEPTPIQKKADDNSLLKFLRDYVLVPDRLITWLPFAVPAGLRLVEEKKAEVIVSFGPHHSMHIIGEIIARIAGIPLVPFFGDLWLNDSNVSWPNRLNRRIETMLERYIVEHADGIAATTNGSIGYFKDTYGTACPPTQVIENGYDPEQKLPEKDNPAERDFLLITCTGNFFGGQSPSNIYRGLRLFLDRHHDAQVKVRLIGKQESEYYDLLKTIELSSNLELIDTVPFSDIPRCQMESDVLLASLGDIPGAELKNSSKLAEYLRTGKPILAIAPEGDMTNYVRTLEAGYIAKPTPEGFAETLDEVFNNWKKGDLHGLRKHEAMEEIFNARNIMKRFGAFLDRIVSGDQGMEI, from the coding sequence GTGAAGAGATTTCTGTTCCTTGCAAGCAGCTTTCCACCCCTTACCAGCGGTGCCACTCCTGTAATCTTGAACGTTTCCAGATATATGCCCGAAGCGGGCTGGGAAATGGTGCCTATAACAGTCAGTAATCCAAGAGGACTGCCATTCGATACTACACTTGAAGACATGCTCCCGGAATATCTCGATGTTACAAGAGTATACCATCCCGATCTCACCCGGATAGCCGGAAAGCTCCGAACCCGCATTTCCGGAACATCTCGCAGAAGCCGTTCGGAAACGGAGCCGACACCTATACAGAAAAAGGCAGACGATAATTCTCTGTTGAAATTCCTTCGGGATTATGTACTCGTTCCGGACAGGCTGATTACCTGGCTTCCTTTTGCCGTACCCGCAGGATTACGTCTTGTGGAGGAGAAGAAGGCTGAAGTAATAGTTTCATTCGGCCCTCATCACTCGATGCATATCATAGGAGAGATTATTGCGCGGATAGCGGGAATTCCGCTGGTTCCATTCTTTGGAGATCTGTGGCTTAACGATTCCAATGTTTCTTGGCCAAACAGACTTAACCGGCGTATCGAAACAATGCTTGAGAGATACATCGTCGAGCACGCGGATGGTATCGCCGCGACAACGAACGGCTCAATTGGATATTTTAAAGATACCTATGGAACCGCCTGCCCTCCGACGCAGGTTATTGAAAACGGGTACGATCCCGAACAGAAACTTCCTGAAAAGGACAATCCTGCCGAACGGGATTTTCTTCTCATAACCTGTACCGGCAACTTTTTCGGCGGGCAGTCACCCTCGAATATTTACAGGGGGCTGCGGCTCTTCCTTGACAGGCATCATGATGCTCAGGTTAAAGTCAGGCTTATAGGTAAACAGGAATCTGAATATTACGATCTTCTGAAGACGATTGAGCTTTCTTCCAACCTTGAATTGATCGATACTGTTCCATTCAGTGATATACCCCGCTGCCAGATGGAATCGGATGTTCTTCTGGCAAGCCTCGGCGATATTCCCGGCGCAGAACTCAAGAACTCATCCAAACTTGCTGAATACCTCAGAACCGGCAAACCGATACTCGCGATCGCGCCTGAAGGTGACATGACGAACTACGTGCGGACTCTGGAAGCGGGTTACATCGCGAAACCCACGCCTGAAGGATTCGCGGAAACTCTGGATGAGGTTTTCAATAACTGGAAAAAAGGCGATCTTCACGGATTACGCAAACACGAAGCTATGGAGGAGATATTCAACGCCAGAAACATCATGAAGCGATTCGGTGCATTTCTGGATAGAATAGTCTCCGGAGATCAGGGAATGGAAATATGA